The proteins below are encoded in one region of Leptotrichia sp. oral taxon 218:
- the disA gene encoding DNA integrity scanning diadenylate cyclase DisA → MKKLTNRKKILEYIFKIISPGSKLREAVGRIQEAKLGALIVLGNPEELKDVMGGGFELNAEYSPQRVYELSKMDGAIILSEDIETIYGANIQLQPNYNIETDESGTRHQAAHRIAQQKGNLVITVSERRNKITVYLGKFRYLLNDIGDLLTKASQAITALEKYSVNIEKIRTNLSILEYDNTVMLFDIIECFRMYGLFFRMSEELTEYMAELGTEGRLIKIQYEEIMLNKNESFEALIRDYQKDCAKVERIVSKVKDLSKEDLLDDEKILNLLGYDINAANLDEKIEPRGYGLLNNISKITKKDKETLIKEFSGVQSILAASVQEITQLKGISKFRALHISKALKRIKNKTALDRE, encoded by the coding sequence ATGAAAAAACTGACAAATAGAAAAAAGATATTAGAATACATATTTAAAATTATATCGCCAGGTTCGAAATTGAGAGAAGCCGTTGGTAGAATCCAAGAAGCAAAACTTGGAGCTTTGATTGTTTTAGGAAATCCTGAAGAGTTAAAAGATGTTATGGGTGGAGGATTTGAACTAAATGCCGAATATTCTCCACAAAGGGTTTATGAGCTTTCCAAAATGGATGGTGCGATAATTTTGTCTGAAGATATTGAGACAATTTATGGGGCAAATATTCAGTTGCAGCCAAATTACAACATAGAAACTGACGAGAGCGGTACAAGACATCAAGCGGCGCATAGAATAGCACAGCAAAAAGGAAATTTAGTAATAACAGTTTCTGAGAGAAGAAATAAAATAACTGTATATTTAGGTAAATTTAGATATTTATTAAACGATATTGGAGATTTGTTGACAAAGGCTTCACAAGCGATAACGGCACTTGAAAAGTATTCTGTGAATATTGAGAAAATTCGCACTAATTTATCTATTTTGGAATATGATAACACAGTTATGTTATTTGATATAATAGAATGTTTTAGAATGTATGGTCTATTTTTTAGAATGTCTGAAGAGCTAACAGAATATATGGCTGAATTGGGGACAGAAGGTCGGCTTATAAAAATTCAGTATGAAGAAATTATGCTAAATAAAAATGAAAGTTTTGAAGCGCTTATAAGAGATTATCAAAAAGATTGCGCAAAAGTTGAAAGAATTGTGAGTAAAGTAAAAGATTTATCAAAAGAGGACTTGCTGGATGACGAGAAAATTTTGAATTTGTTAGGATATGACATAAATGCCGCTAATTTAGATGAAAAAATTGAACCGAGAGGATATGGACTGCTTAATAATATTTCGAAGATTACTAAAAAAGATAAGGAAACTTTGATAAAGGAATTTTCTGGAGTGCAGTCTATTTTGGCGGCTTCTGTTCAAGAAATAACGCAGTTGAAGGGGATTAGTAAATTTAGAGCACTTCATATTAGTAAAGCTTTAAAAAGAATAAAAAATAAGACTGCTTTGGACAGGGAATAA
- a CDS encoding DUF1385 domain-containing protein, producing the protein MKQKENRVTVGGQAVVEGVMMRGPKAIATAVRKQDGSIVYKKRILTENNNKWVKIPFIRGIISLYDAMFIGTSELIFASNQAGLEEEELTDKQIGFTILTSVLISIAIFMWLPSAVGGFLFPANVVAANLVEAVIKLVLFLGYIFGISFLKDIKRVFEYHGAEHKSIMNYEMEKELTPKNAKVCTRFHPRCGTSFLLLVMLVSIIVFSLVDFILPMPKGNHLFMLLYKLVTRVLFVPFVAGISYEFQRWSSFHLDNIFAKMIAIPGMWLQKITTREPDESQLEVAIVAIKVSLGEEVDNATEVFVEKK; encoded by the coding sequence ATGAAACAAAAAGAAAATAGAGTTACTGTCGGTGGACAAGCCGTTGTAGAAGGGGTTATGATGAGAGGTCCCAAAGCAATTGCTACGGCGGTGAGAAAACAGGATGGAAGTATTGTATATAAAAAAAGAATTTTGACAGAAAATAATAATAAATGGGTAAAAATTCCATTTATAAGAGGGATTATTTCTCTTTATGATGCAATGTTTATTGGGACAAGCGAGTTGATATTTGCTTCAAATCAAGCTGGACTTGAGGAAGAGGAATTAACTGACAAGCAAATTGGATTTACAATTTTAACTTCGGTTTTGATAAGTATTGCGATATTTATGTGGTTGCCGTCAGCAGTTGGAGGATTTTTATTTCCAGCAAATGTAGTTGCGGCGAACTTGGTTGAAGCAGTTATAAAATTGGTATTGTTTTTGGGATATATTTTTGGAATTTCATTTTTAAAAGATATAAAAAGAGTGTTTGAATATCATGGGGCGGAACATAAAAGTATAATGAATTATGAAATGGAAAAAGAGTTGACACCAAAAAATGCAAAAGTTTGTACAAGATTTCATCCAAGATGTGGAACAAGCTTTTTGCTTCTTGTAATGCTTGTAAGTATAATCGTTTTTTCGCTAGTAGATTTTATTTTACCAATGCCAAAAGGGAATCATCTGTTTATGTTACTTTATAAATTAGTTACAAGAGTGCTTTTTGTGCCATTTGTTGCGGGAATTTCATATGAGTTTCAGAGATGGTCAAGTTTTCATTTAGATAACATTTTTGCTAAAATGATAGCAATTCCTGGAATGTGGCTGCAAAAGATTACGACTAGAGAGCCGGATGAAAGTCAGCTTGAAGTTGCAATTGTTGCGATAAAAGTATCACTTGGAGAAGAAGTTGACAATGCGACCGAAGTATTTGTTGAAAAAAAATAA
- a CDS encoding autotransporter-associated N-terminal domain-containing protein, which produces MTNNLRKVKKDLCAFAKKCKDFKYTDSALITFLITGAVNISHNLFSAETDKNIKNQKQTIFTSIKDIQGNIEKTRKENNKLLKDTNLELIQLMEQGDHVVKSPWSSWQYGINAFSNNWGSSYKGRGDKSEKYPYEGKFERSQNRFERNISPLSSNYDLLSKSRNPRSATTSGRFGYERGYGISSTEKKQEPVGTLNIDASIKPKEIHKYAIAAPNISVSAPALNPLTIPAVVPPTLTIPKPNPPKVNVTLPAPNADPFVDFSYQNGVIIQGLQKSRKSDYNVTYSPTAAPGSWFSDGGNHEFWLGYKPTSATTGTLVPEYGIDNNINTEGYGINNAWRTATRIDNQRIGALFYYKTNPNVSGRPDSEAAFSIKNMKLHLAGDIGRSGKSYGYTGFPEKKGALGIHGVWNGELSNIEANLYGKAAFLSLETWHAGKIKFDETNGIKVNITKANLTETGAGDNNTIFFIYPGTYDRIKRENSTAGATKQRGGFVGKVDADIKTNKNIVYSILGVQGSYEIDSKGTYNITGNENIVYSGYGYVPNWNNLLGTGTKVVEDKLKTGMTPSIKLTVSPIINGNNNVVLLFNSMMPKDQSKDINVYDKRNQPQVDLWQSTPVGIYQGEILAKAQIGTTELTPGSMAEGNVGIYSRSGQRGEDTKLVAKIVPSSDLGATDTDIEYDKDEIHSLQINNIDINFGKYSKNGVMIAAERGTVIDVAKDSNSHSTEVKDRNGFNVTTGEIDNTTVKIMSKTDVIKDYAGTTPLKASYDDSKNEVATGTTIAYASGKWDHEFPSSSAQNFTGQGSQINIGRNVVMTARYKDYTPAGSTTKVESFPAAYVAKDSGIITAAGTTDAKGFGSIIAYADNNAKITLDKAATAVDEWAASDDATKPYLYKNIGGYANKGADGGSTITFGGDVKVRGIGGFSNGAGSVIKFEGTNNEIYSAKEGGLIALDGGKIDFKGGKIDTRKRNSTDDYSGVVPFLADAGSNINFSGHTDVTISDGILMPGTAADYDGNDVSIAPAGKKYTGMSNMDVTVDGTGVILRITEGGTTADNKWTGPGGLLTGIKNDMHLNKLTVNPGADYKVFYKDGQYSIEQSIDLDNATEFDRIKFLNEKIFIAPSTSITSTSGKGMIVGSYDSSNAPSNASTGYVNNGTVDISGGKASTTALSTSYGSIENNSSIKLDKGVAVYGINGSKLVNETKGTIELSDKGVGMAAFTSGNNLQSYGTDKKIAAGTLGSTEKTLEIENKGLIKSNANGSVGIYGELNTVTGAHPSIEVGKAGTSHGSIRNAGKIVLTGNNSVGIVSKVTPPAGAADPLQFGGPEVKLNGTGSSDIVTTGNDGIGVYADNTKVTFETDYGVEVKDRGTGIFIEGDNPSLNDNKNFELKYSGAPTASAVAFFMNNKSTLPASSMTNKMNITLNDTVNNTEGLVGILAKGTAGEINNQGNITGNAGYGIISEGVEVRNSGNITLPNPLDAASKKASVGIYVKNGNKITNSGDITIGKYSVGIYGHQVENSGNINVGDAGTGIFSTAGNVDLTGGTINVGTDQAAGIYVNGDNQIVTAHSGANMTIADNSFGIISEKGTGSAGNKIVSNIGNINNLGDETVYIYSNDNRSGAQVTNNTNLTSTGSYNYGVYSAGEVVNNGNINFGSGYGNVGVYSTLGGTATNNASITVGESYFDPISSLNNRYAIGMAAGYTPTAAEIAAGKVGYTGNIVNNGVINVTGKGSIGMYGTGAGTTVYNGNASNRNAVINLNSSETTGIYLDNGAYGYNYGTIKSNGSGLKKVVGVVVKNGSTIENHGNIDITAEDARGILSKGNASGANLGIVKNYGTFNINGVTDSTDATVIGVDAASDLTKTVSGIKIDVPRGSSVGTITVNGNPVIPELATTSAEEFQPMELSKIGMYIDTSNKVYTNPITGLSSLTGLKKADLIVGAEAAQNTTAKYIQVDSKITDPYNATIRANPQIEKWNIYSGSLTWMATVAQNSNDGTIENAYLAKIPYTYWAGNEASPVNPTDTYNFLDGLEQRYGVEALGSRENQLFQKLNGIGNNEEILFYQAMDEMMGHQYANTQMRINATGNMLDKEFKYLKNEWRNPSKQNNKIKIFGMKDEYKTDTAGIHDYESNAYGVAYVHEDETVKLGNSSGWYAGAVNNNFKFKDIGKSRENQTMLKAGIFKTMSPYTDHNGSLRWTVAGDVFLGENEMKRRFLVVDDIFNAKSDYTSYGAAFKTDLGYDIRMSERTHLRPYGALKMEYGRFSNIKEDDGEVRLEVKGNDYFSVKPEAGIEFKYVQPMAVRTNLSVGLTAAYENELGKVGDVNNEARVRYTNADWFGIRGEKEDRRGNGKFDLNIGVDNTRFGVTVNAGYDTKGSNVRGGIGFRAIY; this is translated from the coding sequence ATGACAAACAATTTAAGAAAGGTAAAAAAAGATTTATGTGCTTTTGCAAAAAAGTGTAAAGACTTTAAATACACGGATTCTGCATTAATCACATTTTTAATAACAGGCGCAGTAAATATTTCACATAATTTATTTTCTGCAGAAACTGACAAAAATATAAAAAATCAAAAACAAACGATTTTTACATCTATTAAAGACATTCAAGGTAATATTGAAAAGACCAGAAAGGAAAATAACAAATTATTAAAAGACACAAATTTAGAACTAATTCAGTTGATGGAACAGGGAGATCATGTTGTAAAATCTCCATGGAGCAGCTGGCAATATGGAATTAATGCTTTTTCAAACAACTGGGGAAGTTCATACAAGGGAAGAGGAGATAAATCTGAAAAATATCCTTATGAAGGAAAATTTGAAAGAAGCCAAAACAGATTCGAGAGAAATATATCTCCCTTGAGTTCAAACTACGATTTGTTAAGCAAATCAAGAAACCCAAGATCAGCCACAACAAGCGGAAGATTCGGCTACGAGAGAGGATATGGAATTTCAAGCACAGAGAAAAAACAAGAGCCAGTGGGAACTCTAAATATTGATGCTTCAATTAAGCCAAAAGAAATACACAAATACGCTATTGCTGCACCAAATATTAGCGTGAGCGCACCAGCATTAAACCCATTAACTATCCCAGCTGTAGTTCCACCTACTTTAACGATTCCAAAACCGAATCCTCCGAAGGTTAATGTGACACTACCTGCACCTAATGCGGATCCATTTGTGGATTTTTCGTACCAAAACGGGGTTATAATTCAAGGGTTACAGAAAAGTAGGAAAAGTGATTACAATGTTACTTATTCACCAACAGCAGCACCAGGATCATGGTTTTCAGATGGAGGGAATCATGAGTTTTGGTTAGGATATAAGCCGACATCTGCAACAACAGGAACATTGGTTCCAGAGTATGGAATAGATAATAATATAAATACTGAAGGATATGGTATAAATAATGCATGGAGAACTGCTACCCGTATAGATAATCAAAGGATTGGTGCCTTATTTTATTATAAAACTAATCCTAATGTATCAGGGAGACCTGATAGTGAAGCTGCTTTCTCAATAAAAAATATGAAACTGCATTTAGCAGGAGATATAGGAAGGTCAGGAAAATCTTATGGCTATACAGGTTTTCCGGAAAAGAAAGGAGCATTAGGTATACATGGTGTATGGAACGGAGAACTTTCCAATATAGAAGCTAATCTTTATGGTAAAGCAGCATTTCTAAGTCTTGAAACTTGGCATGCAGGAAAAATTAAATTTGATGAAACCAATGGAATAAAGGTAAATATTACTAAAGCAAATTTAACTGAGACAGGAGCAGGAGATAACAATACAATATTTTTTATTTATCCAGGGACATATGATAGAATAAAAAGAGAAAATTCGACTGCAGGTGCAACAAAACAACGGGGAGGATTTGTTGGAAAAGTTGATGCCGACATAAAAACTAATAAAAATATCGTATATTCAATTTTAGGTGTTCAAGGATCTTATGAAATAGATAGTAAAGGAACTTATAATATAACAGGAAATGAAAATATTGTATATTCTGGTTATGGGTATGTACCTAATTGGAACAATTTACTAGGTACAGGAACTAAAGTTGTAGAAGATAAACTAAAAACTGGTATGACCCCAAGCATAAAATTAACAGTATCTCCAATAATAAACGGTAATAATAATGTTGTTTTGTTATTTAATAGCATGATGCCTAAAGATCAATCTAAAGATATTAATGTATACGATAAGAGAAACCAACCTCAAGTGGATCTTTGGCAAAGTACGCCTGTAGGAATTTATCAAGGTGAAATCTTGGCTAAAGCTCAAATAGGAACTACAGAATTAACACCAGGAAGTATGGCAGAAGGAAATGTAGGAATTTATTCTAGATCTGGACAAAGGGGAGAAGATACCAAGCTTGTAGCAAAAATAGTTCCATCATCGGATTTGGGGGCTACTGATACTGATATAGAATATGATAAAGATGAAATACATTCTTTACAAATTAATAATATTGATATAAATTTTGGGAAATATTCTAAAAATGGAGTTATGATTGCAGCTGAAAGAGGTACAGTAATTGATGTTGCCAAAGATTCAAACTCTCATTCTACCGAAGTTAAAGATAGAAACGGATTTAATGTTACAACTGGGGAAATAGATAATACAACTGTTAAAATAATGTCAAAAACGGATGTTATAAAAGATTATGCTGGAACTACTCCACTAAAAGCATCTTATGATGATAGTAAAAATGAAGTAGCGACAGGTACAACCATTGCCTATGCATCAGGTAAATGGGATCATGAATTTCCTTCTTCTAGCGCTCAAAATTTTACAGGACAAGGAAGTCAAATAAACATTGGAAGAAATGTTGTTATGACAGCTCGTTATAAAGATTATACACCAGCAGGTTCTACAACAAAAGTAGAGTCATTCCCAGCGGCATACGTGGCTAAAGATAGCGGTATAATTACAGCTGCAGGAACTACTGATGCGAAAGGATTTGGATCTATAATTGCGTATGCGGATAATAATGCGAAGATTACATTGGATAAAGCAGCTACGGCGGTTGATGAGTGGGCTGCAAGTGATGATGCTACGAAACCGTATTTGTATAAGAATATTGGGGGATATGCAAATAAAGGAGCAGATGGTGGAAGTACAATAACGTTTGGAGGAGATGTTAAGGTACGTGGTATCGGAGGATTTTCTAATGGAGCTGGTTCGGTAATTAAATTTGAAGGTACTAATAATGAGATTTATTCGGCAAAAGAAGGAGGGCTTATAGCTTTAGATGGCGGTAAGATTGACTTTAAAGGTGGAAAGATTGATACTAGAAAAAGAAATTCTACAGATGATTATAGCGGAGTTGTGCCATTTTTGGCTGATGCTGGGTCGAATATAAATTTCTCAGGACATACTGATGTTACGATTTCCGATGGAATTCTTATGCCTGGAACGGCTGCTGACTATGATGGTAATGATGTATCAATCGCACCAGCTGGGAAAAAATACACTGGTATGAGTAATATGGATGTTACCGTTGATGGTACAGGAGTTATTTTACGGATTACAGAAGGTGGAACAACGGCTGATAATAAATGGACAGGGCCTGGTGGACTATTAACTGGTATAAAAAATGATATGCATTTGAATAAATTGACTGTAAATCCTGGTGCAGATTATAAAGTATTTTATAAAGATGGGCAATATTCTATAGAACAAAGTATTGATTTGGATAATGCTACCGAATTTGACAGAATAAAATTCTTGAATGAGAAGATATTTATAGCGCCTTCTACTAGTATTACTTCTACATCTGGAAAAGGTATGATAGTGGGATCTTATGATTCTAGCAATGCACCTTCTAATGCATCTACTGGGTATGTAAATAACGGAACAGTTGATATAAGCGGAGGAAAGGCTTCGACTACTGCTTTGAGTACAAGTTATGGAAGTATAGAAAACAACAGTTCAATTAAACTTGATAAAGGTGTTGCGGTTTACGGAATTAATGGAAGTAAACTTGTAAATGAAACAAAAGGAACTATTGAACTTTCGGATAAAGGTGTTGGAATGGCGGCATTTACTTCTGGAAATAATTTACAAAGTTATGGAACTGATAAGAAGATTGCTGCTGGGACACTTGGAAGTACTGAAAAAACGCTTGAAATAGAAAATAAAGGGCTTATAAAATCTAATGCTAATGGCTCTGTTGGAATTTATGGAGAGTTAAATACTGTGACTGGAGCACATCCGAGCATTGAAGTTGGAAAAGCTGGAACAAGTCATGGAAGTATTAGAAATGCTGGAAAAATCGTATTAACTGGAAATAATTCGGTTGGAATCGTGTCGAAAGTAACGCCACCTGCTGGAGCTGCTGATCCTTTACAATTTGGTGGGCCTGAAGTGAAACTTAACGGAACTGGAAGTTCAGATATTGTGACTACTGGAAATGATGGAATTGGTGTTTATGCGGATAATACGAAGGTTACATTTGAAACTGATTATGGAGTGGAAGTTAAGGATAGAGGAACTGGTATATTTATTGAAGGAGATAATCCTTCATTGAATGATAACAAAAATTTTGAACTAAAATATTCTGGAGCACCTACAGCATCTGCAGTTGCATTCTTTATGAATAATAAGTCAACATTACCTGCATCTAGTATGACAAACAAGATGAATATTACTCTTAATGACACGGTTAATAATACAGAAGGACTTGTTGGAATATTAGCAAAAGGAACTGCTGGAGAGATTAACAATCAAGGAAATATTACTGGAAATGCGGGATATGGAATTATTTCTGAAGGTGTAGAAGTTAGAAATAGTGGAAATATCACTTTACCAAATCCGTTGGATGCTGCTAGTAAAAAAGCTAGTGTTGGGATTTATGTTAAAAATGGGAACAAAATTACAAATAGCGGAGATATTACTATAGGAAAATATTCTGTTGGAATTTATGGACATCAAGTTGAAAACAGTGGAAATATTAATGTTGGCGATGCGGGAACTGGAATATTCAGTACTGCTGGAAATGTTGACTTGACTGGTGGAACGATAAATGTTGGAACAGATCAGGCGGCAGGAATTTATGTGAATGGAGATAATCAAATTGTAACTGCACATTCTGGAGCAAATATGACGATTGCTGATAATTCGTTTGGAATTATTTCTGAAAAAGGAACAGGTTCTGCTGGAAACAAAATTGTAAGTAATATTGGAAACATTAATAATCTTGGAGATGAAACAGTTTACATTTATTCAAATGACAATAGATCTGGAGCACAAGTTACAAATAATACAAACTTGACTTCTACAGGTTCTTACAATTATGGTGTTTATTCTGCTGGAGAAGTTGTAAATAACGGAAACATTAATTTTGGTTCAGGATATGGAAATGTGGGAGTTTACAGTACTCTTGGCGGAACTGCTACGAATAATGCTTCGATTACGGTTGGAGAATCGTATTTTGATCCAATTAGTTCATTAAATAATCGTTATGCTATAGGAATGGCTGCTGGATATACTCCAACGGCTGCTGAAATTGCTGCAGGAAAAGTGGGATATACTGGAAATATTGTAAATAATGGCGTTATTAATGTTACAGGAAAAGGAAGTATTGGAATGTACGGAACTGGAGCGGGAACAACGGTTTACAACGGTAATGCTTCAAATCGTAATGCTGTGATAAACTTGAATTCGAGTGAAACTACTGGAATTTACTTGGATAACGGAGCTTACGGATACAATTATGGAACGATTAAATCGAATGGTTCTGGATTGAAAAAAGTTGTCGGAGTTGTAGTAAAAAATGGTTCGACAATTGAAAATCACGGAAATATTGATATTACTGCAGAAGATGCAAGAGGAATTCTATCGAAAGGGAATGCTTCAGGAGCTAATCTTGGAATAGTTAAAAACTATGGAACATTCAATATTAATGGTGTAACAGATTCGACTGATGCGACAGTTATTGGAGTGGATGCTGCGAGTGATTTGACAAAAACAGTATCTGGAATAAAAATTGATGTTCCTAGAGGATCTTCAGTTGGAACAATAACTGTAAATGGAAATCCAGTAATACCTGAATTAGCAACAACATCAGCAGAAGAGTTTCAGCCAATGGAATTATCAAAAATAGGAATGTATATTGACACTTCAAATAAAGTGTACACAAATCCTATTACAGGACTTAGTTCTTTGACAGGATTGAAAAAAGCTGACTTAATTGTGGGAGCTGAAGCTGCTCAAAATACGACTGCAAAATACATTCAAGTGGATTCAAAAATAACTGATCCATACAATGCAACAATTAGAGCTAATCCACAAATTGAAAAATGGAACATTTATTCAGGATCATTAACTTGGATGGCAACAGTCGCACAAAATTCAAATGATGGAACAATAGAAAATGCCTACCTTGCTAAAATACCATATACATACTGGGCAGGAAATGAAGCATCGCCTGTAAATCCTACAGATACATACAATTTCTTGGATGGATTGGAACAAAGATACGGTGTTGAAGCATTAGGAAGCAGAGAAAACCAATTATTCCAAAAATTAAATGGAATTGGAAACAACGAAGAAATTTTATTCTATCAAGCGATGGACGAAATGATGGGTCACCAATATGCAAACACTCAAATGAGAATAAATGCAACTGGAAATATGCTTGACAAAGAATTTAAATACTTGAAAAATGAATGGAGAAATCCTTCTAAACAAAACAATAAAATAAAAATCTTTGGAATGAAAGATGAATACAAAACAGACACAGCTGGAATTCACGATTATGAAAGCAATGCTTACGGAGTTGCTTACGTTCACGAAGATGAAACAGTTAAGTTAGGGAACTCAAGCGGATGGTATGCTGGAGCTGTAAACAATAATTTTAAATTCAAAGATATAGGAAAATCAAGAGAAAATCAGACTATGCTAAAAGCTGGTATCTTCAAGACAATGTCGCCGTATACAGATCACAACGGTTCACTTAGATGGACAGTTGCCGGAGATGTGTTCTTAGGTGAAAATGAAATGAAACGTAGATTTTTAGTAGTTGATGACATATTTAATGCTAAGTCTGACTATACTTCTTACGGTGCTGCATTTAAAACAGATTTAGGTTACGATATTAGAATGAGCGAAAGAACACACTTAAGACCTTACGGAGCATTGAAAATGGAATACGGAAGATTTAGTAACATTAAGGAAGATGACGGAGAAGTAAGATTGGAAGTAAAAGGAAACGACTATTTTTCAGTAAAACCAGAAGCTGGAATAGAATTTAAATATGTTCAACCAATGGCTGTGAGAACTAACTTATCAGTTGGACTTACTGCTGCTTATGAAAATGAGCTTGGAAAAGTTGGAGATGTTAATAACGAAGCAAGAGTCAGATACACGAATGCTGACTGGTTTGGAATTAGAGGAGAAAAAGAAGATAGACGTGGAAATGGTAAATTTGACTTGAATATCGGCGTTGACAATACTAGATTTGGTGTTACAGTGAATGCTGGATATGATACTAAAGGAAGTAATGTTCGTGGAGGTATTGGATTTAGGGCAATTTACTAA
- a CDS encoding helix-turn-helix domain-containing protein, producing MKYNLAFKYRIYPNKEQKLLINKTFGCVRFVYNTILHIANKIYEETGKNKIVTPASLKSENQFLKEVDSLALSNAQLNVKRSFTNFFQKRAKFPKFKSKKNNVKNYTTNCVNNSIRIEENKYLVLPKLKRIDLFDNYTNLEFNKINILKQGVLTPCIDKKT from the coding sequence ATGAAATATAATTTAGCATTCAAATACAGAATTTATCCAAATAAGGAACAGAAATTATTGATAAATAAGACTTTTGGATGTGTTCGTTTTGTTTACAATACGATTTTGCATATTGCTAATAAAATTTATGAAGAAACTGGAAAAAATAAAATAGTTACACCTGCCAGTTTGAAAAGTGAAAATCAATTTCTAAAAGAAGTAGATAGTCTGGCACTTTCAAATGCTCAATTGAATGTAAAACGATCGTTTACGAATTTCTTTCAAAAGAGAGCAAAGTTTCCAAAGTTCAAATCTAAAAAGAATAATGTTAAAAATTATACGACAAATTGTGTGAATAATTCAATACGAATTGAGGAAAACAAATATTTGGTTTTGCCAAAATTGAAAAGAATAGACCTGTTCGATAACTATACAAACTTAGAATTTAATAAAATAAATATCTTGAAGCAAGGGGTCTTGACCCCTTGTATAGATAAAAAAACTTAG
- a CDS encoding transposase yields the protein MKYHREIPKNYRIKSVTLTNSNGNYYVSILTEFEKEIQKMPSCNKIIGLDFSMSELFVSSENQRADYPRYFRMLEEELKKLQKSLSRKVKFSKNWYKQKAKISKLHEYIKNCRRDFLHKLSKKLSEAYNAVVVEDLNMKGMSQSLNFGKSVGDNGWGMFLKILEYKLMFLGKQFLKIDKWFPSSKTCSKCGNIKEELKLSERSYKCECCGIEIDRDYNAALNIKNIGKLMLEY from the coding sequence TTGAAATACCATAGAGAAATACCAAAGAATTATAGAATAAAGTCGGTAACATTGACAAACAGCAATGGAAATTACTATGTTTCTATTTTGACGGAATTTGAAAAAGAAATTCAAAAAATGCCAAGTTGCAATAAAATAATTGGACTTGATTTTTCAATGTCTGAATTATTTGTCAGTTCTGAAAACCAAAGGGCTGATTATCCAAGATATTTTAGAATGTTGGAAGAAGAATTGAAAAAATTACAGAAATCATTATCGAGAAAAGTGAAATTTTCTAAAAATTGGTATAAGCAAAAAGCGAAAATATCAAAGTTACATGAGTATATTAAAAATTGTCGAAGAGATTTTTTGCATAAATTATCGAAAAAATTGTCTGAAGCGTATAATGCTGTAGTTGTTGAGGATTTGAATATGAAAGGGATGAGTCAGTCATTAAATTTTGGTAAAAGTGTAGGAGATAATGGATGGGGAATGTTTTTGAAAATACTTGAGTACAAGTTGATGTTTTTAGGGAAACAATTTTTGAAGATAGATAAGTGGTTTCCATCATCGAAAACTTGCAGTAAATGTGGAAATATTAAAGAGGAACTGAAATTATCAGAAAGAAGTTATAAATGTGAGTGCTGTGGGATTGAAATTGATAGAGATTACAATGCGGCATTGAATATAAAAAACATTGGAAAATTGATGTTGGAATATTAA